The sequence CCCTTTGGTTAGCAGCCAAAACTTATGTGTAGAGGCCACCTTCTAGCCTGCCCTACTAATAAAATAGTACACCTGAGGTTGTTCTAGAACTCGAAACACTAATGATATGCTTCATTTGGTGTGCAGGAATCCACTGGTGTGTCAGACGGCGATTTCGTTTCATATGTAGGCGAGTGGTGCAAAGATGGGGCTGCCCTTATTGGGGGCTGCTGCAGGACAACTCCAAACACCATCAGGGCAATAACTAGATCCCTTAACCAATACTACCCAGCAGCATAGAGTTGTACTCCTTCAGACGGCTTGCCCCTGGTGTTACGTTGTCAACATGTCCTGGAGATTTAGTAATAGCTGCGTGATGTTCTACAAAATGAGATACCTGTGCACTTACATTTGTGAAATGGTGGTGTATTTCTTCTTAGTTCTCAAGTCGGCCTACTCGGAGGTACAATCAGTCGAGGATTAGCAAGCAGTAATAGTGAAGTTGTACTGAGGAGCGAGCGAAATGATTTGCGGCGAAGGTTCATGAACCCTTATTAGCTATTAAGAGAGTTTGAGGCAATGTATGTGATACAGATTCAGAGTTGTTATGGAGATATTAACCTGCAATAAGCTGCTATGCTGTATGCATACCCTGTTTCTTGTACTGTACTGTAGGTTTTATCTCAACTACTATGTATGTATTCTCCTCTGAAAATGATGAAGTCTCCTGAGGATTTCTTTCATCGCTGATATACAAAATCGCAAACAAAATCGTTGACTGTTTCACTTTTTTTTTGACAGTCGTCAGTTGTAACGTGCGTTCCCTAGATGAAACTGCGGGGTGAAATTTCTCAGGTAGAATTTTTGTACCATGTACAGATTTGACTCCTTTTATGTTATGGCCATAATTTTTTATGAAAAAACACATTTCACAGCCCGAGAGAAAACACAAAGCTCAGTGTTGTAAAAGTGAAAGTTTAGAGTACTAAATTGTTTTTTCCCACAAAAGGTGCAAAACCACTCATTTTTCATAGAGTTACCTGTTGGGAGTCATTCCTGGTAAGAAAAGATGCATCTCATTCTATGATGAAGTATTATTGGCTTGTCAGGTCCTCACAAATTGCTCTCGACATTGTGATTTTGGGCTGCTGGAATATTTGGATCCAACACAATGAAAAGATACTAAAAAATGGCACTCGAAACGCATTATGGATTTGAAATTTGTGATTAAAGGAAGTCTCAAATCTTTCTGATGGCTCTGATTACAGGTATTTTACTGCTTAACATACACATGTTTTTCCATTTCTCATCAGGAAAGTCACTTCTGTTTATCCGTTTGTCACTAGTGGGCATTGTGGTGAAGCCGGAATACTTGAATTCCTTGAAGATATTCATCAACGAAGACTTCAGGTTCTTGCAGAAGCACGTCCAGATTTGATCGCTTTTGAAACAAGAATCATGCATCTTGTATGCTTCCTACATTGCTTATCACTTATCAGCATGGAATTTTTTTAATCATTCCAAATGGTAATATGTGGGAAGATATAACTCATGGTTAATGTTATGAATAATTGCATATTCTGTACATTTCTTCATGAAGCAGAGCTACATGCTAATAATAATCTCCAGTGATGTACTTCTTCAGTTgtttcacttcttggtgctgttgGTCCACGATTGCTCTGACCACATCACCAATGGAGATCATACCAACTACCTTCTCGTCGAAAACTGGGACGTGTCGAATGTGCTCGTCTGTTGATCCAGAAAAATAAGAAAACAAAACCAAATTAGTAgttaattttttttccaaaattgctaCAGTTCCTTGTAGCGTGCACGCATGATAGGATCGTAAATAGTGAAATGCTTTACCAATTGAATGTTCCATTACCTGTCATTAGCTCCATCGCACGCAGAATATTGGTATTGCTGGATACAGTGATTAGCTTGTTCTGTAACACAGTAAAGAAAATTGTGAGGGCTAAAGAAATGTGCTGTGATATTCAGTCTGTTgcagttttttgtttttcttctttaagCCCATTCACCTCTTCTGTCATGATATCTTCAACTCTTGTTTCCTCTGAGGGTCGCCCGGGTAAGAGGATCTTCCTAGCGAAATCTGTATCAGATGAGGATGAATTGTGACATTTTGAAAGGTTAGTGCATGTTATGCTGTGAactgatttttcttcttcttttttttctaagAATCCTTTGAATTGGCTGCTGATTTGTGGTTTACCTCTTTCAGTTACAATTCCTGCAAGCTGCTTGTCGTCCCCCGACTTGAGCACGACTAGAGACCCGACATTATTGGCCGTCATCTACAGATTGAATTAAGCACGATCGATACGATATTCAGTCAGTCATTTGGAAGCACAGTAGCTAGCACATTTTTCAAAAGGAAGGAAGATGCAAACAGTCAGCAAGCTCTTACGTGCTTGACGGCCTCATGCACCAGATGGGTGGTGCTGCACCAGTAGACCGCCCTCGACTGAGCCTCCCCTTTGGCCCTGAGGATTTCCCGGACGGTGATGTTCTCCAGCCCCATGTGAGGGATGATCACGGCCGGGGACTCGCTCTGTATGCGCGAGATGAGTGTGGCCCAGGAGAAGATCCCCTTGTTCATGCGCTGCAGCACGGTGAGCCTCAGCTGCTTCCCGTGCTGGCTCAGCGCCTTGGCGATTCCCTGCAtcctgtgtgtgtgtatgtatgtatctgctcgaactgcatgcatgcatgatggcTGTCAATTCTTTGCAATACCTTACAATTTCTGCTGAAATGTTTCAGAAAACACCATGTATACCTTGCAGTTGTGCTGAAGATTGCAGCTAGCAGCCGCCTCCTCGATCGAATGGGACTGTGAAGATGGTGTTTATGTTGTGAGTTTCAGGAATGGGGTGCATGGCAATGTTGCTGTctcttatatatgatgatgcagACCTACCACCCGGCTGGAACGCAAGAACCGGTGCTTACCTTCGTCATTCCGAGGGAAGCAAGGAATAACTCAGGTGACACCCTCGGGTATTTCTAGCGTTGCTTCTATCCCTTTCGTGACGCTAACTTTGCCTTGCAGAGGCTCATATTCTTCAGCTGAATGGCAGTGTGTTTCCTCCTCGGCCAACGTATATTTCTCTATTTTGCCAAGGCGGTGGAACAGAATCAAGCTGCAAGAACATGGTGGAGCTTTACCCGCACTGCGCAATTTATTTTGAAAAGGAGGTTAAgaccccccggcctctgcatcaatcgatgcatacggccatctttatATTTATTACTCAACATAGATCTAACAATAACACACATCAAgccacccgaagccaccactcacacctactATAAAACTCGATAATGTGGAATGCTCACTCATATTTAAAACAGGTGCCGtcgccgatccatccacataacgtatcgaAACGCATAGCCGGTGCAGCAGACCTGAAGCATACACCACATGTACACGTTTTAGACGCCGCCATCATGATCGAACCGctgacccatcttcaggagagagatctGCATCATCCTTGCTAGTCCGTCCATCCgttgacgccaccacggcgcccaacggcgccACCATCCCGCGCTCATCCGTCTAGATGCGAAGATATCTGGAAGATCTGTTGTGCATAACACCTGCCGACTAAGCATGACACaacgtagcacctgtcggccaggcacttgacatctccaccgaaagcTCCATGCaagaagccgctccacctcctgcctctgtcttccagCTCTACTCCACAgacgatgcttaggcgaagccctgcatggatcacttcaccatcaccgtcaccacgtcgttgtgctgacgtaactcatctacttccttgacactttgctggatcaagagttcgagggacgtcatcgagctgaacgtgtataGAACTCGGAGataccgtactttcggtgcttgatcggtcggaacgagaagaagttcgactacatcaaccgcgttgtcaaacgcttccgctttcggtctacgagggtacgtagacacactctccccctctctttgctatgcatctcctagatagatcttgcgtgagcgtaggaatttttttgatgcATGTTACATTTCCCAACATGTGCATCCACCGACGAGGGAGGGGCGGCTTTTTATAACGGCCTGGGGGGCGGCATCGTTGTACGCACGACGGGAGGGGGCGTGTCGCCGCACTGCatcgcccgtgaggaatcaatggaaggctgaacGATGGCatccttggcattgattccccgtggGAAACCGAGGCGATAAGGACGACGAGGCGCgggggtcgctgactcggcgggcccgccgttctttcgcgccaaaaacgattgccCCAGCGCACCGGGTTCGGCCTGGTTCCATCGGCGCCAGTTTTGGGCCTAACTAGTGAAAATTGGGCTCATGTGGGCGCAACTGAGCCGTCTTTCCAGCACCGGCGCTAAAAAATGGCCTTGGgagcctgttgggggcgcggctggagatgctcttagtcagCACATCCAACACACCTAGCCCTCCACCTTCATCTTTTGGTTGCCCTTGAACCAGGAACAGATCTCGCGCAGACGCAagcttccgcacatcttcacccgCAAACTTCATCAACTTCTCCTTGCCCATTGCCATCTCAGGAGACCTCTTCGCTCGAATTGGAGGAAGGTGGATCTTGAGTGGTGGAGAGAGAGAGATCCGAAGTGCAAATGCAAGGGGACACGTGCTCACCAGTCAGCCGGGAGAGGTTAAGCACCCCCACTTCTGGGAATACACTTGCGCCCCGTTATACTGATATAGCAACCACATGAAACAACTGTCGGGGCCAACAACACATCAGCCCAAATAAAAagtaaaagaataaaatagaaacaaatgccaacaatgACAGCTCAACGTAACGCGGGCGACCCGCCACCATTGCGTCCTCCAGAGCCGTTCCACCACACTCCTAGCACTCCGAAACACCACggaccaagcaacaccttcaagaaggagtgcgacgacgacgacgttgttgCCCAGACATGTCCTAAGGTTTTC comes from Triticum aestivum cultivar Chinese Spring chromosome 5B, IWGSC CS RefSeq v2.1, whole genome shotgun sequence and encodes:
- the LOC123110478 gene encoding CBS domain-containing protein CBSX3, mitochondrial; protein product: MQGIAKALSQHGKQLRLTVLQRMNKGIFSWATLISRIQSESPAVIIPHMGLENITVREILRAKGEAQSRAVYWCSTTHLVHEAVKHMTANNVGSLVVLKSGDDKQLAGIVTERDFARKILLPGRPSEETRVEDIMTEENKLITVSSNTNILRAMELMTDEHIRHVPVFDEKVVGMISIGDVVRAIVDQQHQEVKQLKKYITGDYY